One window of Nocardia nova SH22a genomic DNA carries:
- a CDS encoding aldehyde dehydrogenase family protein, which yields MLQLQRRAFLQEGPPSAAVRRHRIDRLLAMVLDNIDDYVDALVADFGTRSRTGVLFAEIMGMLTTIEHTRSHIDRWMRPRNPKPLARLYGIRAQVRPTPLGVVGVIGPWNFPLQLVVVPAAAAFAAGNRVMIKMSEVTAHTAELTRTLAPSYFDPAELAVVTGGPDVAAAFSALPFDHVFFTGSTRVGRLVQRAAADNLVPVTLELGGKNPVIVAPDADLNRAAARIARARLVNSGQVCVSPDYVFVPRERVDAFVAETRAAFRRLVPEIVGNADYTACVDQANYERIIGLIEDARTRGARVEEVVPSGEKLPDPGLRKIAPTIVRDVTDDMAIATEEVFGPVLVVRPYSTPGEVATVLNAGPAPLVAYWYGPDGAEFREFVRSTRSGGVSRNDFALNMFPEDAPFGGIGDSGMGAYRGKAGFDTFTHYRTVVGTDLPFVITALAAPPFGAGLRRGIDLALRTARRRTHRRLNP from the coding sequence CTGTTGCAGTTGCAGCGCCGCGCCTTTCTGCAGGAGGGACCGCCGTCGGCCGCGGTCCGTCGCCATCGCATCGATCGCCTGCTGGCCATGGTGCTCGACAACATCGACGACTACGTCGACGCCCTGGTGGCCGATTTCGGTACCCGCTCACGCACCGGCGTCCTGTTCGCCGAGATCATGGGCATGCTGACCACGATCGAGCACACCCGGTCGCACATCGACCGGTGGATGCGCCCGCGGAATCCGAAACCCCTTGCGCGCCTGTACGGTATCCGCGCGCAGGTGCGGCCGACCCCGCTGGGCGTGGTGGGTGTCATCGGGCCGTGGAACTTTCCGCTGCAACTGGTCGTGGTTCCCGCCGCGGCGGCCTTCGCCGCCGGCAACCGGGTCATGATCAAGATGTCGGAGGTCACCGCGCACACCGCGGAACTGACCCGTACGCTCGCGCCGTCCTACTTCGACCCGGCCGAACTCGCCGTGGTCACGGGCGGACCGGATGTCGCGGCCGCGTTCTCCGCCTTGCCGTTCGACCACGTGTTCTTCACCGGATCCACCCGGGTCGGCCGCCTGGTGCAGCGCGCGGCGGCCGACAATCTGGTTCCGGTGACGCTCGAGCTCGGTGGCAAGAACCCGGTGATCGTGGCGCCGGACGCCGACCTGAACCGCGCCGCGGCCCGCATCGCGCGCGCCCGGCTGGTCAACAGCGGGCAGGTCTGCGTGAGTCCCGACTACGTCTTCGTGCCGCGGGAGCGGGTCGACGCGTTCGTCGCGGAGACCCGCGCGGCATTTCGCCGGCTGGTCCCCGAGATCGTCGGCAACGCCGACTACACCGCCTGTGTCGATCAGGCCAATTACGAGCGCATCATCGGCCTGATCGAGGACGCGCGGACACGCGGCGCGCGTGTCGAGGAGGTGGTCCCGTCCGGCGAGAAGCTGCCCGATCCCGGGCTGCGCAAGATCGCCCCGACCATCGTGCGCGATGTCACCGACGACATGGCGATCGCCACCGAGGAGGTCTTCGGACCGGTCCTCGTGGTACGCCCGTACTCGACTCCGGGTGAGGTCGCCACGGTGCTCAACGCCGGTCCGGCGCCGCTGGTCGCGTACTGGTACGGGCCCGACGGCGCGGAATTCCGCGAATTCGTGCGCAGCACCCGCAGCGGCGGTGTCTCCCGGAACGACTTCGCGCTGAACATGTTTCCCGAGGACGCGCCGTTCGGCGGCATCGGGGACAGCGGAATGGGCGCCTATCGCGGCAAGGCCGGTTTCGACACCTTCACCCACTACCGCACCGTGGTCGGCACCGATCTGCCGTTCGTCATCACCGCGCTGGCCGCCCCGCCGTTCGGCGCCGGCCTGCGGCGCGGCATCGATCTGGCGCTGCGCACGGCCCGCCGACGCACCCACCGCCGCCTGAATCCATGA
- a CDS encoding enoyl-CoA hydratase/isomerase family protein produces MSRDTAAPAAGKVLVRREGAILHLLIDRPGAKNSLAPAMIDTLVATLTAAASDPELRAIHLGGNGPDFCSGVDWVSTNNADGPRPRTGDLVRRIPHTAHRVIELLHTIQLPVVCGVRGWAAGLGCNLALAADFTVAADDAVFWEPFLTRGFSPDSGSTWLLPRLIGLTRAKRMLLLGEKIGAAEAADWGLIDRCVPAGDVDGAVAALLDRLATGPTVAIGLAKQALAYGQHATLGQSLNQELYDLELACRTSDFKEGLAAFRERRAPDFRGR; encoded by the coding sequence GTGAGTCGGGACACCGCGGCGCCCGCGGCCGGAAAAGTCCTCGTGCGCCGCGAAGGCGCGATCCTGCACCTGCTCATCGACCGTCCCGGTGCGAAGAATTCACTCGCCCCCGCGATGATCGACACCCTCGTGGCGACCTTGACCGCCGCCGCGAGCGATCCGGAGTTGCGCGCGATTCACCTGGGCGGCAACGGTCCCGACTTCTGCTCCGGCGTGGACTGGGTGTCGACCAACAACGCCGACGGGCCTCGTCCCCGAACCGGCGATCTGGTGCGGCGCATCCCGCACACCGCGCACCGGGTGATCGAGTTGCTGCACACCATTCAGCTTCCCGTCGTCTGCGGCGTCCGGGGCTGGGCAGCCGGTCTGGGTTGCAATCTCGCGCTGGCAGCGGACTTCACCGTCGCCGCCGACGACGCCGTGTTCTGGGAGCCCTTCCTGACCCGGGGCTTCAGTCCGGACTCGGGCTCCACCTGGCTGCTGCCCAGGCTGATCGGACTGACCAGGGCCAAGCGGATGCTCTTGCTCGGCGAGAAGATCGGCGCCGCCGAGGCGGCCGACTGGGGCCTGATCGATCGCTGCGTCCCCGCCGGTGACGTGGACGGCGCCGTCGCGGCCTTGCTGGACCGGCTCGCCACCGGGCCCACGGTCGCCATCGGACTGGCCAAACAGGCACTGGCCTACGGCCAGCACGCCACGCTCGGCCAGTCGTTGAACCAGGAACTGTACGATCTCGAACTAGCCTGCCGCACAAGCGATTTCAAGGAAGGTCTGGCCGCCTTCCGGGAGCGGCGTGCGCCGGACTTCCGAGGCCGTTGA
- a CDS encoding mycofactocin-coupled SDR family oxidoreductase, whose product MTSRHDGKVAFITGAARGQGRAHALRLAAEGADIIAVDIAGPLPPAVPYDSATPDDLDETVRLVEQSGRRIIAGQVDTRDLDGLRKVVSEGVAALGRLDTIVANAGICAPQTWDEITPESFRDVLDINVTGTWNTVAAGAKYIIDGGRGGSISLISSAAGLKMQPFMVHYTASKHAVTGMARALAAELGKHSIRVNSVHPGAVNTPMGGGEMVANLGRTLESNPALAQMITPFLPAWIAEPEDVAATVAWLASDDARFVTAAAIAVDLGSTQY is encoded by the coding sequence GTGACGAGCCGACACGACGGCAAGGTCGCTTTCATCACCGGAGCGGCGCGAGGCCAGGGCCGGGCGCATGCCCTGCGCCTGGCCGCCGAGGGCGCCGACATCATCGCCGTCGACATCGCCGGCCCGCTGCCCCCGGCGGTGCCGTACGACTCGGCCACACCGGACGACCTCGACGAGACCGTGCGCCTGGTGGAGCAGAGCGGACGCCGCATCATCGCCGGTCAGGTCGACACTCGCGATCTCGACGGTCTGCGCAAGGTCGTCTCGGAGGGGGTGGCCGCACTGGGCCGTCTCGACACCATCGTGGCGAATGCCGGCATCTGCGCACCCCAGACATGGGACGAGATCACCCCCGAATCCTTCCGCGACGTCCTCGACATCAACGTCACCGGCACCTGGAACACCGTTGCCGCCGGAGCCAAGTACATCATCGACGGCGGCCGCGGCGGATCGATTTCGCTGATCAGTTCCGCCGCGGGACTGAAGATGCAGCCGTTCATGGTGCACTACACCGCGAGCAAACATGCCGTCACCGGTATGGCCAGGGCATTGGCCGCCGAACTCGGAAAGCATTCGATCCGGGTGAACAGCGTGCATCCCGGCGCCGTCAACACCCCGATGGGCGGCGGTGAGATGGTCGCCAACCTGGGCCGGACCCTGGAGTCCAATCCGGCACTGGCCCAGATGATCACACCGTTCCTGCCCGCGTGGATCGCCGAACCGGAGGATGTGGCCGCCACGGTCGCCTGGCTCGCCAGCGACGACGCGCGATTCGTGACCGCCGCGGCGATCGCGGTCGACCTCGGGTCCACCCAGTACTGA
- a CDS encoding PaaI family thioesterase: MPEFPRSDTGAPSARFGAQPLAQTREAAAALRRLTGLLLSQEHPHTAVGELLVMARQWENALSATAPTDNAPRIGDAGENRRIYLDHAFDIGGYNPCFPEYRFDRVDPERAEGRVNFPLPFEGPPGLVHGGFLGVFFDCVVQQHNCSVGPAGKTRSLTVTYRRPAPLLTDLRFEIDRSAGERSIASTARLLQGDTVLCSGAVEAVAAAPKTLAGASYGERRPMPDRPSE; the protein is encoded by the coding sequence ATGCCGGAGTTTCCACGGTCCGATACGGGAGCGCCGAGTGCCCGGTTCGGTGCGCAGCCACTGGCGCAGACCCGCGAAGCGGCCGCCGCGCTGCGCCGGCTCACCGGGCTGCTGCTGTCGCAGGAACATCCACACACGGCGGTCGGGGAGTTGCTCGTGATGGCGCGGCAGTGGGAAAACGCACTGTCGGCAACGGCGCCTACCGACAACGCGCCGCGCATCGGCGACGCCGGTGAGAACCGGCGCATCTACCTCGACCACGCCTTCGACATCGGTGGCTACAACCCGTGCTTTCCCGAATATCGATTCGATCGTGTCGATCCGGAGCGGGCCGAAGGGCGGGTGAACTTCCCGCTGCCGTTCGAGGGGCCGCCGGGGCTGGTGCACGGCGGATTTCTCGGTGTCTTCTTCGATTGCGTGGTCCAGCAACACAATTGCTCGGTCGGCCCGGCGGGGAAGACGCGATCGCTGACGGTGACCTATCGTCGTCCGGCGCCGCTGTTGACAGACCTGCGATTCGAGATCGACCGGTCCGCGGGGGAGCGGTCCATCGCTTCGACCGCCCGGCTGCTGCAGGGGGACACGGTGCTGTGTTCGGGTGCGGTCGAAGCGGTCGCCGCCGCCCCGAAGACGCTGGCGGGGGCGAGCTACGGCGAGCGCAGGCCGATGCCCGACCGGCCGAGCGAGTAG